A section of the Candidatus Neomarinimicrobiota bacterium genome encodes:
- a CDS encoding chorismate mutase: MQIISRKVSFQAILIYMTDRIAEHRDKIDELDARILELIQKRVAETINIRRLKLEAELPLFTPDREQELIQRLIEESAGRLPASVIKQIWETIIQGGKQIKDDR, from the coding sequence ATGCAAATAATATCCCGGAAAGTCAGCTTTCAGGCTATATTGATTTACATGACCGATAGAATAGCAGAACACCGTGATAAGATAGATGAGCTGGACGCACGTATTCTGGAGCTGATCCAGAAGCGGGTCGCCGAAACCATCAATATCCGGCGTTTGAAATTGGAGGCTGAACTACCCTTATTCACCCCTGATCGTGAGCAGGAATTAATTCAGAGACTGATCGAGGAATCAGCCGGACGCTTGCCGGCCTCTGTTATAAAACAGATATGGGAAACAATCATTCAGGGCGGCAAACAGATCAAGGATGATCGCTAA
- the mdh gene encoding malate dehydrogenase, with amino-acid sequence MSRKKISLIGGGQIGQILALIATQKEMGDVVILDIPDFEGPVKGKALDLMEMRPLQGYDVNITGTSNFADIADSDVVIITAGVPRKPGMSRDDLLDINLKIISNVAENVKKYAPNAFVIVVSNPLDAIVYAFYKVSGFSKNKIIGMAGALDSSRFKAFIAMETGYSTKDVSCLVLGGHGDTMVPLTRLATVGGVPVTELLDQDALDAIEKRTRMAGGEIVKLLGNGSAFFSPAQSALDMADAYLKDTKRIIPSAALCEGEYDIDGLFIGVPCVIGAGGIEKIIEVELTDAEKAALKVTADHVAGVVAETKL; translated from the coding sequence ATGAGTAGAAAAAAAATATCCCTTATTGGTGGTGGACAGATTGGTCAAATTTTAGCCCTGATTGCAACCCAGAAAGAAATGGGCGATGTTGTTATTCTTGATATTCCTGATTTTGAAGGTCCTGTTAAAGGCAAGGCTCTGGATCTCATGGAAATGCGTCCATTACAAGGCTATGACGTAAATATTACTGGCACCAGCAATTTTGCTGATATTGCTGATTCTGATGTTGTGATCATTACTGCTGGTGTTCCCCGGAAACCCGGTATGTCCCGAGATGACTTGCTGGATATCAACCTGAAGATCATTTCTAATGTTGCTGAGAATGTTAAAAAATACGCTCCCAACGCTTTTGTGATTGTTGTTTCCAATCCACTGGATGCCATCGTGTATGCCTTTTACAAGGTCTCCGGTTTTTCAAAGAACAAAATTATCGGCATGGCCGGAGCTTTAGATTCCTCACGTTTTAAAGCATTTATTGCCATGGAGACCGGTTATTCAACCAAAGATGTTTCCTGCCTCGTTTTGGGTGGACATGGGGATACCATGGTTCCCCTGACCCGTCTTGCTACTGTAGGTGGCGTACCAGTTACAGAATTGCTGGATCAGGATGCTCTTGATGCAATTGAAAAGAGAACCCGGATGGCCGGTGGTGAAATTGTCAAACTGCTTGGCAACGGTTCTGCTTTCTTTAGCCCTGCCCAGTCAGCTCTCGATATGGCTGATGCATATCTGAAGGATACGAAACGTATTATTCCCAGTGCAGCTCTCTGTGAAGGTGAATATGATATTGATGGTTTATTTATCGGTGTCCCTTGTGTTATTGGAGCAGGTGGTATTGAAAAGATCATCGAAGTTGAATTGACCGACGCTGAAAAAGCAGCCTTGAAAGTGACCGCCGATCATGTTGCTGGTGTAGTTGCAGAAACCAAACTGTAA